The following coding sequences lie in one Zingiber officinale cultivar Zhangliang chromosome 2B, Zo_v1.1, whole genome shotgun sequence genomic window:
- the LOC122045645 gene encoding wall-associated receptor kinase-like 20, with amino-acid sequence MPPVLHLAANLDKMTPFFLLFLFLLAGEATGQQCPDCGSTPVPFPLSTASGCGDPSYRVRCDSAGSVLFFDSVNGSSYPIAAISPSTQRLVIRPAPFLSGGASCVSADLPFQGIQLNSTLPFNVTSSNTIMFFNCTPSLLLSPLNCSTNSLCHVYANASTDAASCRSLPICCTFVAGGSSTSYSIRTRETGCSAYRSFVNLNAAAPVDQWVNSSGVELQWASPREPLCATQADCQGGASVTCSPDPTSGSGLRRCFCVAGLRWDPISGACVNNVTNSGGGSNRAPLIAGLLSGVSVGLLMMAAGFLLYRRQQRILEARKRLAKERQDILNSNNPSSRSAKHFTAKELKKATNNFASENLLGSGGFGEVYKGALLDGTPVAVKCAKVGNTKSTDQVLNEVRVLSQVNHRSLVRLLGCCVDLDQPLMVYEFIPNGTLYDHLHGLHPPLPWSRRLAIARQTAEGLAYLHFAAVPPIYHRDVKSSNILLDEKLNAKVSDFGLSRLAEPGMSHLSTCAQGTLGYLDPEYYRNYQLTDKSDVYSFGVVLLELLTSQKAIDFGRGQDDVNLAVHVRQKVDEEKLMEAVEGVLKEGASQVELDTIKALGFLAMGCLEEKRQNRPSMKEVTEEIEYIISILEAAMHGGTPSQH; translated from the exons ATGCCTCCTGTCCTTCACTTAGCTGCCAATCTGGACAAGATGAcgcccttcttcctcctcttcctcttcctcctagcCGGAGAAGCAACCGGCCAGCAGTGCCCAGACTGCGGCTCCACGCCCGTTCCCTTCCCCCTCAGCACCGCTTCTGGATGCGGCGACCCCTCGTACAGGGTCAGATGCGACTCCGCCGGAAGCGTCCTCTTCTTCGATTCCGTCAACGGCTCCTCTTACCCCATCGCCGCCATCTCCCCCTCCACCCAGCGCCTCGTCATCCGTCCGGCTCCCTTCCTTTCCGGAGGCGCCTCCTGCGTCTCCGCCGACCTCCCTTTTCAGGGCATCCAGCTCAACAGCACGCTCCCCTTCAACGTCACCAGCAGCAACACCATCATGTTCTTCAACTGCACCCCCAGCCTCCTCCTCTCCCCGCTCAACTGCTCCACCAACAGCCTCTGTCACGTCTACGCCAACGCCAGCACCGACGCAGCCTCCTGTCGCTCCCTCCCCATCTGCTGCACCTTCGTCGCCGGCGGCTCCTCCACCTCCTACTCTATCCGCACCAGAGAAACCGGCTGCAGCGCCTACCGGAGCTTCGTGAACCTGAACGCGGCGGCGCCGGTGGACCAGTGGGTGAACTCCTCCGGGGTGGAGCTCCAGTGGGCCTCCCCCAGGGAGCCGCTATGCGCCACCCAGGCGGACTGCCAGGGCGGCGCCAGCGTCACGTGTAGCCCGGATCCGACCTCGGGCAGCGGCCTCCGGCGGTGCTTCTGCGTCGCTGGGTTACGGTGGGACCCCATCTCCGGCGCCTGCGTCAACA ATGTCACGAATTCCGGTGGCGGATCAAACCGTGCTCCTCTAATCGCAG GGCTGCTGTCCGGCGTGAGCGTCGGATTGCTGATGATGGCGGCCGGCTTCCTGCTTTACCGCCGGCAGCAGCGCATCCTCGAGGCGCGGAAGCGGCTGGCCAAGGAACGCCAGGACATCCTCAACTCCAACAACCCCAGTAGCCGCTCCGCCAAGCACTTCACGGCCAAGGAGCTCAAGAAGGCCACCAACAACTTCGCCTCCGAGAATTTGCTTGGCTCCGGCGGCTTCGGCGAGGTGTACAAGGGGGCACTTCTCGACGGCACGCCCGTCGCCGTCAAGTGTGCCAAGGTCGGCAACACCAAGTCGACGGACCAGGTGCTTAACGAGGTGCGCGTGCTGTCGCAGGTCAACCACCGCTCCCTGGTGCGACTCCTTGGATGCTGCGTCGACCTCGACCAGCCGCTGATGGTTTACGAGTTCATCCCCAACGGCACGCTGTACGACCACCTCCACGGCCTCCACCCGCCGCTGCCGTGGAGCCGCCGCCTCGCCATCGCCCGCCAGACCGCCGAGGGCCTCGCGTACCTGCACTTCGCCGCCGTGCCACCCATCTACCACCGCGACGTCAAGTCCAGCAACATCCTGCTGGACGAGAAGCTGAACGCCAAGGTGTCGGACTTCGGACTGTCCCGGCTGGCGGAGCCGGGGATGAGCCACCTATCTACCTGCGCACAGGGGACGCTGGGCTACCTCGACCCGGAGTACTACCGGAATTACCAGCTGACCGACAAGAGCGATGTGTACAGCTTCGGGGTGGTGCTGCTGGAGCTTCTGACGTCGCAGAAGGCGATCGACTTTGGGCGAGGGCAGGATGACGTGAACCTGGCGGTACACGTCCGCCAGAAGGTGGATGAGGAGAAACTGATGGAAGCGGTGGAGGGGGTGCTGAAAGAGGGGGCGAGCCAGGTGGAGCTGGACACCATTAAGGCGTTGGGTTTTCTGGCGATGGGATGCCTGGAGGAGAAGAGGCAGAACCGGCCGTCGATGAAGGAGGTGACAGAGGAGATCGAGTATATCATTAGCATTCTTGAAGCCGCCATGCACGGCGGAACACCATCACAGCATTAA